The window CTCAGCGACGTCAACTTGCGTGCTGTTCTAAGTATTCTGGTTGCCCGCGAAGGTGGAACGGTGGACATCTCAAACGCCGATCTCTATGCCGCGATGCTACCCGGCGACGGACGAGGCGAAGGTTTCACCATCGAGGAGACGGGCACGGGAATCCGGATCTCCGTGGCCACCGGTTCACCCGGCCGGCAGTGAGCCGCCAGGTCACTCAGGGACCGCGCCGCACCGAAGACTTGCGCCTCGTGCCTGCGCTAACCCACCGTGTTCGCCGTGGCGCCACCTCGAACGGGTTGGCGCGTCACCGACCGGGTCGCCCCGCCTGGCGGCTTGCTCACTACTCACCCTACCCCGCACCACACGGGTCGGAACCGAGCAGAATTCGCGTCATTCTGTTCGTCGAAGCTGGCACCTGAAGGACGTTCCACCCGTGTTAGCGTTGGCCTGACGTCGCATTTATTTCTTTCTCGCAATGTTCTTTCTCGTTCGCCGTGAAGACCAGGAGTAATCATGACCTCCGGGACCATGAAATGGTTCAGTGCCGACCGGGGGTTCGGATTGATCACCCGGGACGACGGCGGCACGGACGTTTTCGCGCACTTCTCCGCCGTCACGGGTTCCGGCAGCAGCGGCATCGAGAAAGATCAGCGGGTGGAGTTCGACATCGCTCACAGCGATCGGGAGATGCACGCGGTCAACATCCGCCCGCTCCGGCCGTGCTCGGCGCGACCCTCCGGTGCCCCTCCCCAACCATCCTGAGCGGTCCTTTCTGAGGCGGCGAGCATCGATGTGCCACAGGGTGTGACGGCGCGATTCGCGGGTTTGGTGGTGGTCGGTTCGGACTGAGCCGCCTGGTTGGGTCGTACCTGTCGCAGGTCGCCCGCTCGGGACACGGCGGAGGCGGTTTCATGTCCAGCGAACGCGTTGCGCCGCACGGGATCTATCCACTCGCGGCCTTGACCGTCGACGTGGTCGACACCGCGAACAATGTCGTCTCCGTCGTGATCGCCGGTGAGCTCGACGCGGATACCGCTGCCGGCATTCGGACCTTGCTGCAAGCGGCCTGCACCGTCAACGCGTACGGCGGTGTCCTCGTTCTACGATGGCAGGCGCCGTTCATCCGATACGCCCTGACCGTGGCCGGTGCACTCGACCACGTCGATCTCGACGACGCGGAGAAGCCCGCGACCTGACCGCTGTCAGCGCTCACGCGGAAGCCAGAAGCCACCCGGCGCCACCGGGTGGCCGGAGACCTTGGTGACGATGTCGGCGGCCACGTCGTGCAGTTTGCGGTGGCGATGCTGTGACGCCGTACGCAGCAGGTCGAACGCCTCGTCCACGGAGCACCGCTGCTGGGCCATCAGAATTCCGAGAGCCTGGTCGATGACGCTACGCGAGGCCACCGCCTCGATCAGCTGCTGCTGCAGGTTCGCCTGATCAGCCAGCCGCCAGGCCACGGCCAGCGCCGCCGAGCACTGGGCCGCGAACGCTTCGCCGTGCCGACGGGCCTGACCGGCGAACGCGGCGCTCGTGCGGGCGTAGAGATTGAGAACGGCCACCGTGCGCTCCCCGACGATCAACGGCAACGACAGGGAACTGGCCACCCCGTGCGCGATCGCGTGCGGCCGATAGCGGTCCCAGCGCGTCTCCGCCGCCATGTCGTCGATCTGCAGCACCTGCCCGGTCTCCAGGGCCTCCAGACTCGGCCCCTCCCCCGCGCCGTACTGCAGTTCGTCGACACGTGCGGCGAACGGATCACTGACCGCCACGGTGACCGGATGATGATCAAGCCGGGTCGTGATCCCGCCGGCCGCTGCCGGGGCGATCACATCGGCCGCCAGCCGCACCGCCCGGGTCAGGAAATCATCCATCTGTGGCGTATCGCCCAGCAGCGCGAACAACCGGGTGAGGGCGGGCATCAGGTCCTGGTCGGAGACGGTCATGGGCGCCGGCTTCCTGGAGCAGCAGCTCCTCGATGTCCGTGCCACCGACAATGACCCACCTGGACAGTGGCGTCTGCGAAGATCACCGGCTACCACCGAGCGTACCTCTCGCCGCCCCGACGCACCTGAGGCCAACACGTTCGATCGGTACTCAAAACCCCTTTACGACCACGATCTGCCTACGAAAGGTGGTTTCGACATCATGCTTTCCGGGGGAAGTGGGAGAGGCGACAGGTTAAGCAACGGTCATCGGAGTGCTCGTTCGCTGTTCTGCCGGTCCATCGACCGACTGCGAGGAGCCCTCGGATGACCGTCATCGCCAATGCTGCGACCAGCACCGATCGAGCCAACGAGTTGATCGCCGCAATGGCGGCACTTCCCGCCGACCACCCGTCCCGGCCCGGCGTGCGCGACCAGGTCGTCAAGGCGTGGCTGCCGCTCGCCCGCCGCCTGTCGAGCCGCTACGCCAACCGGGGCGAACCGCGCGACGACCTCTGCCAGGTCGCTGTCCTGGGCTTGATCCAGGCTGTCGACCGATTCGATGCCGCCCGTGGTGTCGACTTCGTCGGGTTCGCGATCCCCACGATCGTCGGTGAGCTCAAACGGCACTTCCGGGACAAGACCTGGTCGGTACGCGTCCCCCGCCGGCTGCAGGAGCTGCGGCTGGCCATCACCGGCGCCAACAGCACGCTGGGCCACACCTTGGGCCGTTCTCCCACCGTTGCCGACATCGCCGGGCACCTGGGCATCAGCCAGGACGACGTCATCGAAGGCCTCGAAGGCGCCCGCGCCTACAACTCGACGAGCCTGTCCACACCGATCACCGAGGGGGGCACCGAACTCGGCGACACCCTCGGTGGCGAGGACGCCGGCTACGACCTCGCCGAGCTGCGCATCGCGCTGGGACCCGCATTGGCCGGCCTCGCCGAACGCGAGCAGAAGATCGTGAGCCTGCGCTTCTATGGAAACCTTACCCAGCAGCAGATCGCCGAGCAGATCGGCGTCTCCCAGATGCACGTGTCACGGCTGCTCGCCGGGGCACTGACCAAGCTTCGGCAGCAGCTCGACACCGACCACGTCTGACCACCTTCTCAACGGCGGCATTCGTCGGTTCTCGTCATCGACGGGGGGGCGTCACGGCGATGGGACCGGCACGGTCTCTCGTGGAAAATGCAGCCGGACCGACGTCCGGCCCGGTTCCGAACGCACCTCGACCACGTCGGCCAACTGCCGGGCCAGCCACAACCCGCGTCCACCAGCGACCGCGGCGACCGGATCAGGCCGTAGGTAGCCCGCGTCCACGGGAATCGGACGCGCGCCGGCATCGTCGCACTGCACCAGGAGCGTGCCGCCGTGATGCCAGGCACGAACCCGGACCGGTGGTCCCCCATGATGCAACCCGTTGGTAGCGACCTCGACCACCGCCATCACCAGGTCCTCTCGCGCCTCTGCGACGAATCGATACTCCGTCGCCCAGCCGCCCATGGCCCCACGCAGTCCACTGAGCTCCGCTACCTCGCTGACGCAGACATCGTGATCGACGTCTGCCGGTGGTGTCCGCATCGGCACGTGGTGGCGGTCAGCCAGGTAGCGCTCCGGGTGGAGATAACCTGATGACGGCGTACGGCCGGCGGGGGTGACCAGGTAAGGGTGTGTCGCCCGGACGTGGTCGATCACCGTGGCCGGGTGGTCGCGGCAGTCCCAGACGCAGGTGACGGTGGAAGCGCCCAGCGCGTACGTGCGGTTGCAGATCGCCTCGTACTCCAGGTAGGCGGCGACCCGATCGGCCCGCAGACCGGCGTCCACACCGCGGGTCAGATCGGGTTCGGCGATCACATGCGCCCGGCGTCCCGACCGATGCTCGTCGGAGAGATAGCGGCGGAACCGCTCGTAGGTGAATCCGAGCCGCTGGTAGAACCCGTCCTGGGCGCCCCAGCAGACCGCATCGGAAAGGTCCCCGGCGAGGCCGGCCAGCATCGCGCGGGTACGTTCACCGACGACCACCAGAACCCCGTCGTCGAGTTTCACCGCCCGAGTCAGCTCCGCCGCCAGCATGTCCAGGTCGCGGTCGGTCTCGATGATCACGGCCTCGTGCACGAACCGCGTCGCGAGCGGCCCGGTTCCGTGGGCCACGGTCATTCCCGGCCCGTTGGCGCTGCGGTAGGGGCGAGACTGGTCATGGTCGGCAACTTTCCGGTGCTCTAAGGCGCGGTGATCCGGTGCGCCTCGCCACCGCTGCTGTCACGCTCCGGCGAAGCGCGATCATCTGACGGATCCTGTTATACGGGTACCCCAGCGGCTGTTGACTACTCCGATCCGCCGACGACCGCTGCATGGGCGGTATCGACGGTCCACGGCCACCCTGCAGGCGGCCGGCCGCCTGTAGGGTCGGCGGATGATGGTTCAGCAGCACTGGTGGAACGGCAGCAGTACAGCCCGCTTCCGGCGCGACGTCTACATCCGCAGTGACGGCACTCAGTGGGACGTACTCGTCCAGATGGGTGGGTCGACGGGGCGCTACCGTGTGCAGGAGTGCCCGGGGCGTGGGTCGGCGCTGATCGTCGCCGACGCGTGGCGGGGCACGAACAAGGAGTGGCAGGAAGTGAAGCCACAGGCCGCCGCGGGCTGAGACCGGCGTCACTGCGTACACACCGCTCGCGGCGTTCCCTCGCCAGCGGTCAGGGCGATCACCGCGACGTCATCGTCCACCTCGGCGAACGTGGTGAGCAGCCCGGCGAGAGCGTCGACGGCCGCCGCCGCGCAGGCCGGGCGCAGATCGCGCACGAACTCCAGCAGCGCCCGATCGCCGTAACGCCTACCCGCCCTGATCTGGGCCTCGGTCAGTCCGTCACTGTAACGGTTCATGGTGTCGCCCACCTCCAGCGATATAGGTGCAATGCCGGTGCTCCGGCGCTGCGTAGTCCTGGTAGACGACAGTGTTGAGGTTGCGCAGCACGGTGACGGGGTCGCTGTCGTAGACGGCCGCGGCCCGCAACGTGTACCGCGCGGTAGCGGTCACCGCCGCGGCGGCCACCCCCTTCCCGCGGACGTCGCCGAGAAAGAATCCCCATCTGTCTCCGGAGAGCGGGAAAAGATCGTAGAAGTCTCCACCGACCTCGTCGGGAGAGGCCATGTGATAGAGCGACGCCGTGGTCATTTGACCTCGTTCCGCAGCCGCAGCAGTGGCTCACAGTGCGTCTCGTGGTAGAGAGTGCTACCGGTCGTGAGCAGATCTGCGAAACGCCGGCGGCCGACCAAATCGACGTCGCCGTACCCCAGCCAGGTGAGCAGTGTGGCGTTGACCTTGACGATCGTGCCGTCCGGCAGAGTGGGGACGAAACCACACGGGGCGTTGTCGTAGAAGTCGTCGAGATCGTCCTCTGCCAGCCCCGGTGAGGAGGCCGGCGCCGAATCCGGCCGGCCCGCGGGCCGGTCTGCCGGACGTGACCAGCGAGGCAGCGGCCACACTAGGCGCCGGCGCGATCGGCGACGCGGCGTACTGACTGCTTCACCCACCGAGTCTCGCACGGCAGACCTCGCGTCACCTGCGCGATTAGGCCGGCCGGCACCGCCTCCCGGGCTGTGCCCCGGCCGGACCAGCAGATCGAAGGCCGGCGAAGTGTTTCGTATCGCCCGGCGTGGGCATCCGGGTGGCAGCACCGCCGTTCCACGAGATGTCGTCAGCAGACGAGGTCCGTGCGAACGCGGGAGAGGACCGTCATGGGGCTCGACGACAAAATCGAGAACACCGCGCAAGAAACCGCCGGCAAGGTGAAGCAGGACATCGGCGAGGCTACCGACGACAAGGACCTCCAGGCCGAGGGCAAGGCCGACCAGAAGTCCGCGAACATCAAGCAGGCCGGCGAGAAGATCAAGGACGCTTTCAAGAAGTGATCATCGTACGCCTCGCCGGGGCCGGCATCCGCTGACGGAGCCGGCCCCGGCGTTGTTCGTGGCCGACGACTGATCCGGGAGAAGACATGATCATCGCGAAGGCGGCCGTGCTGGCCGCTCTCCGAGAACGCGGTCAGCACGGCCGGGCCGAATTCGTCGACCGCGAGCTACCGGACCGTATCGACCTGGATCGGCACGGTGGACTGCTCGCCATGCTCCGTCTCGACCCGGCGCAACTGGCGGACGACCCGACCGCGTGACAGAAATCGCCACCGTTGCCGTGTTCACCGTCCACCGACCATTGCGCCGCCGTACCTCAGTCAGAGGCTCATCCGCACCGCTCAGCTCGCCGGCATGAGGGTACTGCCCGAGACCGGTCATGGAAGTTCGAGGACAGGCCACCGTGGCACCCGGGAGCGGATCCGTACGGCTCATGCCGCCCCGGCCCTCGGCATGTGCGCCAGGAAGGGACGGTCCGGCATCTCATCGACCGTATAGCCGGCCGGCCTGGAATTGCTTGCCCGGATCTGTCTTGCCGCCTTCGAGGCCTTGTCCGCCTCGGCCGCGGGCCGTCCGGACGCCGCGGCCTCTGCGCTGCCGCCCATCCGCATGTCGGCGAACCCCTCTCGGATCGTGAATCCCCGGAGGCCGAACGGGACGAGATCACCCTCGATGAAAGTGAGCCACCTCGATGACGATGACGACCACCCGCACCAGCCCGGCGCCCCGATCGGCGGTCGTCGTCAACCCGGCCAAGATCGACGACATGGACGAGCTGCGTGGCACCGTCGACCGCACGCTGGCAGAGGCCGGCTGGCCGGCAGCACAATGGTTCGAGACGACCGAGGACGATCCCGGTCTCGGTCAGGCGCGAGCCGCCGTCGAGTCGGGCGCGCAGGTGGTGTTCGTCTGCGGTGGTGACGGAACCGTCATGTCCGCGGTGTCGGCGCTCACCGGCACCGACGTGTCGCTGGCCGTCCTGCCCGCGGGCACCGGCAACCTGCTCGCGGCGAACCTGGGGCTGTCCACCGATCTGGCCACCGGTCTCGCGGTCGCGGTGGGTGGAGGCCTGCGGCACATAGACGTCGGCACTGTCGACGGCCGGCACTTCGCCGTGATGGCGGGTATGGGATTCGACGCGGACATGCTCGACGCCACGTCGGACTGCGCGAAGAAGCACATCGGTTGGCCGGCGTACGTGCTCGGCGCGATGAAGCATCTCAAGGACCGGCCGATGCGGGTCATTCTCCGCATCGACGGCGGCGCACCGATGCGCCGGCGTGCCCGTTCGGTGCTCATCGCCAACGTCGGCCGTCTGCAGGGCGGGCTGAGACTGCTGAACGAGGCGCAGCCGGACGACGGCGTCCTGGATATCGCCGTCCTTACGCCGAACACCCTGGGCACCTGGATAGCGCTGGGATGGGCGCTGATCCGGCGCAGCGAGCGGGTGCCCGCCCTCGAGGTGTTCCGCGGCAGCCGGATAGAGGTGATCAGCAACCGCCCCCAGCCTCGTCAACTCGACGGCGACCTCATCCGCAGCAGTGACCGGCTGGCCGTCGGGGTCCTGCCGCGAGCGCTCTGGTTGTGCGTTCCCGAGCCGGCCTGCCACCCCGACCTCAGTGTCGACGCCGACGCCGCCACCGAGCATGCGAACGGGCCGCCCGCTTCGGCGGAGAGCAGGCGTTCAGCGTGAGCTCTCGCGAACCTGACGACATCAACGAAACCGTCACCACACCGGCTCCCGACGTCTCCGGACCGGACGAGGGTGACACCGCGGCCTTGCCGCGCCGGAAGCAACCGGAATCCGGTACGTCGACCACGATCGGGCGGCCGGACGATCAACCGCACGACTCCGGTCCGCCCTCGACGGGACGGCGGCGTCCGTTGCTGTTGCAGAACCACCACTTCCGGGAGAGGGGTACCGCTTTCCCTCCGGTCGCCTGACGATCCCGCAGCCGCGCCTCGACCGTACGAAATTCCGCCTTGAAGCAACAGTGAGCGCCCGTACGGGTGAACAGCAGTATCCCTGTTCCCCGGCTGTCGTGCCGGGCGAGCTCCGGGCCCGCCGGGAGGCCGTCCTGGGGGCCGTCGGGTCAACCTCCAGCGGCGGCCTACAGCACTTCCCTTCTTGCGGGAAGAGATCAGGTATCACCGATCTCCGGCCGGGACATGGAGACTTTGCCTATACGGCCAGAAGTCCGGCCTCCAGTCCACGACGCCTTGTTCGCCTGATTGATCAGGGAACCAGGGGAGCTGCGGCGTCCGGCTTGGCCCAGACGGACACGGTCAGACCGCGCCGGGTGTCGAAGACGTTGACGGTGCCGTCGACACCGCTGACCACGGTTCCCGTGCCGTCGAAGCGCAACGAACGGACCCGCTCGGTGGAGCGGGTGACGCCCTCGGCCGGTTTCCCGGCGAGGCTGTTGATCGAGCTGTCCGCCGTGCTGGTGCCGCCGGCCTCACCATGGCCGGCAATCTTCGCACGACATTCCCTTGATTTGATGAAGCAGGAGCGAAAGCCATATATATGCATGCCTGCCGGGGACGTCCCGCAGCGCGTCCTTCACGCCTGCCAGACGCTCACCGGCGACGATCGGAGCGCCCAGCGCTTTCGCTCGTGACCCGGAACGCGAGCGTGCTCGACGTTGTTAGGGTGGCGCATCGATCGGTTCGAGAGATGCTGAGGTGGAAAGCTCATGGTGCTCCAGTGGTGGCATCTTGCCGTCGTCGTCGCCGTCGGCGCCCTGATCATCTGGGGTGTCCGGGTGTCTCGGCAGCGGACGTTGCTCGGTGTGGCCGCCGCCCTGGTGGTCCTCAGCGGCTTCCTGCTGTACACCCTGGTCCTGGAGGAAGAGCCGTACCTCGAGAGTGACCTGAACGGTCAGCTGGAGACGGTCGCGCTCATCGGGATTCCCGCCATCCTCGGCGTCGTGCTTTTCGTTGTCGCGCTCCGGCGCGCCGGGACCCGCCGGGCCTGACCGACAGCGCCCTCAGTGCCTGGCCCGTTCGAGAGCGCCTCGACGGCGGCGTCGCAGCACCAGAACCATCGTCACGAGCACCGCCACGCCCAGGCCGACCACGGTCAGCTGCAGTCCGGTTTCCCCGATGCGGCCGGGCGGCGAGGCCATGGTGGCGGCGATCCAGCCGGCGAGGTTGTCGACGCGGGCGCTGAGGTCCGGACCGGTGTGCGGGCACGGCGGACCCGAGCTCACCACAGCCGCCAGGAGCGGGCTTCCATCGCGCTTCTGCGTGAAGTACGGGCCGCCGGAGTCGTGCGGGCACGGGCTGGTGTCGGCCTGTGGGGCGCGTCCCGAGGTCTCGATGAGCGAGTCACCGACGCTGTCGACGGTGAACTGCCCGGTCTGCAACCGGGTCGCCGGTTCGGAGCCGTCGACGTCGCTGGTCAACCCGTACCCGGTCAACCGCAGCACATCACCCGGGGCAGGCGGCTCCGTGGACACCTGGATCGGTGTGACACCGGCGATCGGTCGGCTCAGCTCGGCCAACGCGACGTCGGCCCCGTCCGCCTGAACCGCGTTGATCACCTCGGCCTCCTGACCGTCCCGGCCGTTCAGGTCGGCGCGCCCCACGACGGCGGTGGTCACCTTCGCCACGGTCCGGCTCACCCGCCGCCCCTCGGTGTCGCGGAAGCAGTGGCCCGCGGTGATGACCCAGGTCGGTGCGATCAGCGCGCCGGAACACCAGCTGTCGCGCGTGCCACCCGTGGCCACGGGCAGACCGGTCATGGTGAGCAGCACCGAGAACCGGTACTCGCCCACCGCGACGTCCGCGCCGTTGGCGATGGCCCGCGCCGGGCGGGGCGACAGCGGCACAGCGGTCACGGACAGCACCAGCACGGCAACGAGAATCCTGATAAACCTGAACACGAGATCCATCCGTACGTCGGTCGAGGTGCCGACCAGAATCGCGGTGACTGCGTCAAGGGAGCATCAGTGGCGCCTTTATCGGTCGCTGACAATCGCCGTGCGAACCTGAGCGGATCGGTGCGGAGACGGAGGGACTCGCCATGCGGGTGTTGGTGGCGGATGACGAGCAGTTGCTGGCCGACACGGTCGCCAACGGTCTTCGCAGGTTGTCGATGGCCGTCGACGTGGTCTACGACGGTGACAGCGCCTCCGAGCGCCTCAGCGTGAACCGCTACGACGTCGCCGTCCTCGACCGGGACATGCCGGGCCGCACCGGCGACGAGGTGTGCCGGGAAGTCGCCGGGTCCCCCGACGGCACCAAGATCCTGATGCTCACCGCAGCGGCCGGTATCCGCGACCGGATCGACGGGCTCGGCCTGGGCGCGGACGACTACCTGACCAAACCGTTCGCCTTCGCCGAGCTCGCCGCCCGCGTACAGGCGCTGGCCCGGCGTTCCGGACCGGCGTTGCCACCCGTGCTGCAGCAGGCGGGAATCGTGCTGGACAGCACCCGACACACCGTGACCCGGGGCGGGACGACGCTCGCCCTGTCGGCTAAGGAGTTCGCCGTCCTGCACGTTCTGATGCGCGCCGCCGGCCGGGTCGTCAGCACCGAGGAACTGCTGGAGCAGGCCTGGGACGAACACGCGGACCCGCTCACCAACACGGTACGGATGACGGTCATGACGCTGCGCCGCAAGCTCGGCGAACCGTCCCCGATCCACACCGTGCGCCGGGTCGGCTACCGGCTCGGCTCGTGAGCGGCCGTTCTCCGGCGCGGCGGATCCTCGCGCTCTGCGCGATCGTTCTCGTCGTGGCCCAGCTTCGGCCACGGGCCGTCGATCTGGCCTTCAACATGTGGCGGGAGCTCGGCCCCTCCTGGTGCACGATGGATGTCACCTTCGTACCCACCGAGCAGACCTCGACGGTGTGCACGCTCGTCTACCGGTGGCCGAGCGTCCCCGTGCTGCTCGTCTCCGCGATGGTGCTCGCCGTCATGCTGGCCGCGTGTTATCCGGCGATGCGCTGGTGCCTCCGGCCGCTGCGTGACATGGTGGCGGCGATCAGCGACGCCGGGCCGCAGAACCTCGGCCACCGGCTGCGCCTCGGCTCCGGCTCCGGCGAGCTCGCCGTGCTGGGCCGGGCGATCGACAGCATGATGGACCGGATCGCCGTCGGTTACGAGGCCCAGCGCCGATTCGCCGCGAACGCGTCACACGAGTTGCGGACCCCGCTCGCGGTTCAGCGGACCCTGATCGAGGTCAGCATGGCCGACGAACTCACCGCCGACCAGCTCGACCTGCTCACCGAGCAGTTGCTGAGCACCAACGAGCGCAACGAACGCCTCGTCGAAGGGCTGCTCGTCCTCGCCGAGAGCGACCGCGGCCTGGCCGGCCGGATGCCGATACGCCTCGACCTGATCACCGCCGCCGTACTCGACGCGCACCGCAAGAGCGCGGCCAAAGCCGGAGTGACGATCACCAGCGACCTGCAGCCCCGGACCGTGTTCGGCGAACAGGTGCTGCTGGAACGGCTGGTCACCAACCTCGTGCAGAACGCCGTGAAATACAACCGGCGCGACGGAACCATCGACGTCCGCGTCGGCGACGACCCCGCCCTGATCGTCGTCAACACCGGCGACGACGTACCGTCCGAGATCGTGTCGAGCCTGTTCGAGCCCTTCCGACGCGGGTCGGGCACCCGCGTCGACCACAGCGGCGGCGCAGGACTCGGGTTGGCGATCGCCCGGTCCATCACCCAGGCCCACGACGGGCTGATCACCGCCTCCTCGACCGGTCAGGACGGCCTGCGTGTCGAGGTCTCGCTGCCGACCGGCCCACTACGCGACTGACGCAGCGGGCACCTTCCGACCGGCGTGCGCCGTTCACGCCGGTAGCCCGTACTGCGCCACGGAGTGGACCGTTCCCTCGGCCAGCCGATAGGACAGGCCGACGACGGCGCACCGGCCGGCCGCCACCCGCGCGGCCAACGACTGCGAGCGCTCCACCAGCCCCGCGACGGTACGCCGGATGTGTTCGTCGACGAACTGGTCGATGTCGGTGAGTCCTTTGGCCCGCGCGGCGAGCACGCTGGGCATGACGCGTTCGACCACGTCTCCGAGGTAGCCCGCCGGCGCCGTGCCCCCGCGTTCGGCCGCCGCGGCCTCGATGACAGCGCCGCAGGAGTCATGACCCAACACGACGACCAGAGGCGCGCCCAGCACGGTGACGCCGTACTCGATGCTGCCCAGCACCTCCGCCCCGGCGACATGCCCGGCGGTACGCACCACGAACAGGTCACCCAGCCCACGGTCGAAGATGATCTCCGCGGCGAGGCGCGAGTCCGAACAACCGAACAGCACCGCGAACGGGCGCTGCCCCGGCGCCGACTGCGCGCGGCGATCAGCGTCCTGGTGGGGATGCAGACGCTCGCCACGCACGAAGCGTGAGTTGCCGTCCAGCAGCATGGCGTACGCCTCAGCAGGCGTGGACTGGCCAAGATCAGACATGCGACCAACCTAAGCCGACGGCGCCCGTACCGCCGCCGGATACCGGCTGTTGGACGCTCCGACACCGGCCACACAACGGATCCGGCCGTCAGCCGCGCAGCGCGTCACCGAGCCAGGCCCGCGCGTCGGCCAGCAGCGACGTCGCCAGTTCCGTGGTCGCGGCCCAATTCTCGAAGCCGTGCGCACCACCGGGCACGATCGTCAGGACGGTGTCCACGCCCGCATCCCGCAGCCGGGCGGCGTACTCCACGATCTCGTCGTGGAAGAGCTCGATGTCGCCGGTGTACAACCACGCCGGCGCGAGCCCGGTCAGGTCCGAGCGACGGGCCGGCACCGCATACGCGGGCACCTCCGCGGCGCCGGCGGGCCGGCCGAGGTAGGAACTCCAGCCGAACCGGTTGGAGTTGTTGTTCCAGACGAAGTGGTCCAGTTCGTCGAGTTCCGTCCGACCCGCCGTCCGGTCGTCGAGCATCGGCGCGAACAGCCACTGCGCGACGGGCTGCCGACCGCCCGCGTCGTGCAGCCGCTGCACCAGGCTCGCGGCGATGCCGCCGCCCGCACTCTCGCCGCCGGCCGCGATCCGCGCCGGATCCACACCGAGAGCGGCGGCATTCGCCGACATCCACTCCCACGATGCGAACGCGTCGTCCAGGGCCGCCGGATACAGCGCTTCCGGGGCCAGGCGATACTCGACTGAGACGACCGTGATGCCCTCGCGGCGCAGCTGCCGATGGATCCGGTCGGCGCCGTGAGTGAAGCCGGACGCCTCCCAGACCTCGTAGATGTTGGAGATCAGTCCGGGGTCGACCAGGACCCGGTCACACCGCTGCTCAGCCTGCTTGACCCACTGGAATTAGAGCGCATCTGACGGATCACGGTTGGCTCCGGTCCGGTTTGGCGCGGAGCCAAATCATGATCGAGGCGACGGTTACCGTTGCCTCGTAACGGTCTTTGAGCTTGTCGTACCTGGTCGCGACAGCCCGGAACTGCTCGAGCCGATGGAAGGCCCGTTCGACCCGGT of the Actinoplanes sichuanensis genome contains:
- a CDS encoding S1 family peptidase, yielding MLVLSVTAVPLSPRPARAIANGADVAVGEYRFSVLLTMTGLPVATGGTRDSWCSGALIAPTWVITAGHCFRDTEGRRVSRTVAKVTTAVVGRADLNGRDGQEAEVINAVQADGADVALAELSRPIAGVTPIQVSTEPPAPGDVLRLTGYGLTSDVDGSEPATRLQTGQFTVDSVGDSLIETSGRAPQADTSPCPHDSGGPYFTQKRDGSPLLAAVVSSGPPCPHTGPDLSARVDNLAGWIAATMASPPGRIGETGLQLTVVGLGVAVLVTMVLVLRRRRRGALERARH
- a CDS encoding CsbD family protein — encoded protein: MGLDDKIENTAQETAGKVKQDIGEATDDKDLQAEGKADQKSANIKQAGEKIKDAFKK
- a CDS encoding response regulator transcription factor produces the protein MRVLVADDEQLLADTVANGLRRLSMAVDVVYDGDSASERLSVNRYDVAVLDRDMPGRTGDEVCREVAGSPDGTKILMLTAAAGIRDRIDGLGLGADDYLTKPFAFAELAARVQALARRSGPALPPVLQQAGIVLDSTRHTVTRGGTTLALSAKEFAVLHVLMRAAGRVVSTEELLEQAWDEHADPLTNTVRMTVMTLRRKLGEPSPIHTVRRVGYRLGS
- a CDS encoding SpoIIE family protein phosphatase; translated protein: MNRYSDGLTEAQIRAGRRYGDRALLEFVRDLRPACAAAAVDALAGLLTTFAEVDDDVAVIALTAGEGTPRAVCTQ
- a CDS encoding ATP-binding protein translates to MTVAHGTGPLATRFVHEAVIIETDRDLDMLAAELTRAVKLDDGVLVVVGERTRAMLAGLAGDLSDAVCWGAQDGFYQRLGFTYERFRRYLSDEHRSGRRAHVIAEPDLTRGVDAGLRADRVAAYLEYEAICNRTYALGASTVTCVWDCRDHPATVIDHVRATHPYLVTPAGRTPSSGYLHPERYLADRHHVPMRTPPADVDHDVCVSEVAELSGLRGAMGGWATEYRFVAEAREDLVMAVVEVATNGLHHGGPPVRVRAWHHGGTLLVQCDDAGARPIPVDAGYLRPDPVAAVAGGRGLWLARQLADVVEVRSEPGRTSVRLHFPRETVPVPSP
- a CDS encoding diacylglycerol/lipid kinase family protein, whose product is MTMTTTRTSPAPRSAVVVNPAKIDDMDELRGTVDRTLAEAGWPAAQWFETTEDDPGLGQARAAVESGAQVVFVCGGDGTVMSAVSALTGTDVSLAVLPAGTGNLLAANLGLSTDLATGLAVAVGGGLRHIDVGTVDGRHFAVMAGMGFDADMLDATSDCAKKHIGWPAYVLGAMKHLKDRPMRVILRIDGGAPMRRRARSVLIANVGRLQGGLRLLNEAQPDDGVLDIAVLTPNTLGTWIALGWALIRRSERVPALEVFRGSRIEVISNRPQPRQLDGDLIRSSDRLAVGVLPRALWLCVPEPACHPDLSVDADAATEHANGPPASAESRRSA
- a CDS encoding SigB/SigF/SigG family RNA polymerase sigma factor; this translates as MTVIANAATSTDRANELIAAMAALPADHPSRPGVRDQVVKAWLPLARRLSSRYANRGEPRDDLCQVAVLGLIQAVDRFDAARGVDFVGFAIPTIVGELKRHFRDKTWSVRVPRRLQELRLAITGANSTLGHTLGRSPTVADIAGHLGISQDDVIEGLEGARAYNSTSLSTPITEGGTELGDTLGGEDAGYDLAELRIALGPALAGLAEREQKIVSLRFYGNLTQQQIAEQIGVSQMHVSRLLAGALTKLRQQLDTDHV
- a CDS encoding GAF and ANTAR domain-containing protein, producing MTVSDQDLMPALTRLFALLGDTPQMDDFLTRAVRLAADVIAPAAAGGITTRLDHHPVTVAVSDPFAARVDELQYGAGEGPSLEALETGQVLQIDDMAAETRWDRYRPHAIAHGVASSLSLPLIVGERTVAVLNLYARTSAAFAGQARRHGEAFAAQCSAALAVAWRLADQANLQQQLIEAVASRSVIDQALGILMAQQRCSVDEAFDLLRTASQHRHRKLHDVAADIVTKVSGHPVAPGGFWLPRER
- a CDS encoding cold-shock protein; translation: MTSGTMKWFSADRGFGLITRDDGGTDVFAHFSAVTGSGSSGIEKDQRVEFDIAHSDREMHAVNIRPLRPCSARPSGAPPQPS
- a CDS encoding PP2C family protein-serine/threonine phosphatase; this encodes MTTASLYHMASPDEVGGDFYDLFPLSGDRWGFFLGDVRGKGVAAAAVTATARYTLRAAAVYDSDPVTVLRNLNTVVYQDYAAPEHRHCTYIAGGGRHHEPLQ
- a CDS encoding PAS domain-containing protein, yielding MWPLPRWSRPADRPAGRPDSAPASSPGLAEDDLDDFYDNAPCGFVPTLPDGTIVKVNATLLTWLGYGDVDLVGRRRFADLLTTGSTLYHETHCEPLLRLRNEVK